The nucleotide sequence ATGTGCCGCTGCCGGAAAACGGCATTCGCCAGGGGCAGGCGCTAGCCTCGGCGCCGGAGCCTGTTTTCAATCTGCGTGGTGCGGAGGCCGAGATCGCCCTGCGCATTGGCAAGGATGTGAGCGCCGAGCAGGCCGCCGCACTGGACGATGCGGGCGCACTGGCGCTGGTGGATGGTGTGACCGTTTCCATCGAATGGCTGGATGTGCGCTGGCGCGATGGGCTCAAGGCCCCGGCGCTGGCTTTGCTGGCCGATGGTCAGTGCCATGGCGGACTGGCGCTGGGTGAATGGCTGCCTGCCTCAGTCCTAGCCAGCCGCGACTGGTCGCAGCAGTTGTGCACAGTGGCTGTGAACGGTCAGGCCCAGATATTCACCGGCACCCACAGTCTGGGCGACCCTGCCTGGCTGCTGCGCGACTGGCTGCAGCATGTGGCGCGTGAATATGGCAGCGTGCCAGCCGGTACGGTGGTGACGACCGGTACCTGGTGCGGCAGCATGCCGCTGAATGCG is from Comamonas fluminis and encodes:
- a CDS encoding fumarylacetoacetate hydrolase family protein, with the protein product MAENKDCSTGWCGPAPFANTPPIGLAPELQTQEEMLPQWEELAPDLPLDGYATADALWWSRKLGEPQALGSDLAPLLGDEDTARAVQRALARTWDWWPADRAPRYWKSGGASREAALLHVPLPENGIRQGQALASAPEPVFNLRGAEAEIALRIGKDVSAEQAAALDDAGALALVDGVTVSIEWLDVRWRDGLKAPALALLADGQCHGGLALGEWLPASVLASRDWSQQLCTVAVNGQAQIFTGTHSLGDPAWLLRDWLQHVAREYGSVPAGTVVTTGTWCGSMPLNAGDLFEVEFDGLGRLGWQF